A window of Oryza glaberrima chromosome 2, OglaRS2, whole genome shotgun sequence genomic DNA:
TTACTGGCGCTGTATCCGTTCACCCGGAACCAAGATGGTTAATGATGTGTGTATACAGCTTCAAGAAACTGTCTTATGTTGTACACTGCAGCCAGAATCCAATTCAGATTCGTTCAAATTTTTAGGTGATGGCTATGTTGATCTTTTACTACCTGGCACTTAGGGAAATGGGCAAGTTATGATCTTATATCTACGCAATCGATTAAACATCAATAATTGAGCCATTTTGCATGGGCATGTCATGAATTATGATATGCTTAGCATAACTTCTTCAGCAACTCTGTTTTCATTACTTCATTTAAAATTACTTACCATTCTAGATTTATCCTAAGTTAAATATGTCTTATCTTTATctttgatcattaatttttaaaatctgtATAGTTTAACagtattttaattatatattatgtaAGTATTGCTTATGctgaatctaaaaatataaacgATACGAtgttaaattatataaatttatagaaattcatgatcaaagattaaaatatttgatttataaCAAACATAGAACATcaagtaatttgaaacggaggCAGTGAAAAGTTTCTAACAGAACTTCCTTTCCTATCTTGTGAAGTTACACATTTCTGATTTAGCTACATGTCATAGAGAGATTCAGTTTGGCTGGTTTCTCCATCAACATACTCAACAACTGCCGAGCTAATTAATAATCATTGCATTTACGAGAAAGTGAAAAACCCGGAGTTACAAATGAACGTCCATGGTTAACTCGAGGAACGTTAATGGAGCTGAAAACGGCAATGCAAGGGACAGGTTTTGAACCAGCACTGCACGTTTTTTGAAGCAACCCGTACATGATAGTGCAACgtttctattgatagagcagggaaaaaaaattaaagtctATAACCCTAAAATGCTATAGccagaaatagaaaaaacaatcACACCACACGTTTACAACCAGAGGCTGCTACTGAAGGGCAAACGGACACTAACACCCCTACTTAAAGGGCAAACCAGCATTGCACGTTGATCCAGAAATAGTACgtacctctcctcttcttcctcctctctacgACCTCTtcccgccgctccctccccctccATTTCCTCTTCTCCACCGCCTCCAAGAACAGCAAACCCaactcctcccccctcctctcctcgcaTTTCTTCGACCTGCCATTCCACACCCGCGCGCGCCTCAAACTCTATGTGAGGGAAGGGAAACAATCGACTTCCCAGCTGAGAAaccaagaagcagcagcagcagccatgcGTCcgtccttcctcctcctcctcgtcgtgttTGCCGGCGTCTTGGCCGGCGGGGCGCGCGCGGGGCCGCCGTTGGCGGGCGAGAATCTGCCGGGGCAGCCGTTGCCGGGCGAGAAGCCGCCGGGGCAGCCGTTGCCGGGGCAACCGTTGCCAGGGCAATCGTTGCCGGGGCAGCCGTTGCCAGGGCAATCGTTGCCGGGGCAGCCTTTGGTGGGCGAGAAGCCGCCGGGGCAGCCATTGGTGCCGGGGCAACCGTTGCCGGGGCAGCCGTTGCCAGGGCAATCGTTGCCGGGGCAGCCGTTGCCGGGGCAATCGTTGCCGGGGCAGCCGTTGGTGGGCGAGAAGCCGCCGGGGCAGCCGTTGGGGGGCGACAAGCTGTCGCCGGATTACTACGCCCAGACGTGCCCGCGCGCGGAGCGGATCGTCGCGGAGGTGGTCCAGTCGAAGCAGATGGCGaacccgacgacggcggccggggtgctccgcctcttcttccacgactgcttcgtcagcGGGTGCGACGCGTCGGTGCTGGTGGCGGCCACGGCGTTCGAGAAGTCGGAGCAGAGCGCGGAGATCAACCACTCGCTCCCGGGCGACGCGTTCGACGCCGTGGTGCGCGCCAAGCTCGCCCTGGAGCTCGAGTGCCCCGAGGTGGTGTCGTGCGCCGACATCCTGGCGCTGGCGGCGCGCGTGCTCATCACCATGACCGGCGGCCCACGCTACCCGATCTCCTTCGGCCGCAAGGACTCGCtgacgtcgtcgccgacggcgcccGACAAGGAGATGCCGCAGTCCAACTTCACCATGGACCAGGTGATCAAGTTGTTCCAGGACAAGGGTTTCACGGTGCAGGAGATGGTGGCGCTGTCCGGCGGCCACACGCTGGGATTCTCGCACTGCAAGGAGTTCGCGCAGAGGATCTACGACTACCAGGGGAAGCCCGGGAACGTGGACCCGACGATGAACCCGGTGCTGAGCAAGGGCTTGCAGACGGCGTGCAAGGAGTACCTCAAGGACCCGACGATCGCGGCGTTCAACGACGTGATGACGCCCGGGAAGTTCGACAACATGTACTTCGTGAACCTGGAGCGAGGGCTCGGCCTCCTCGCCACGGACGAGGAGATGTGGTCGGACAAGCGCACCCAGCCGTTCGTGAAGCTCTACGCGTCCAACCCCACCGCCTTCTTCGACGACTTCTCCCGCGCCATCGACAAGCTCAGCCTCTTCGGCGTCAagaccggcgccgccggcgagatcaGGCGGCGCTGCGACACCTACAACCACGGGCCCATGCCCAAGtgatgatctgatctgatctgatccgatccatcgatcgatcgatcgatcgcccgcgcgcgcgcgcc
This region includes:
- the LOC127761994 gene encoding peroxidase 31-like, producing MRPSFLLLLVVFAGVLAGGARAGPPLAGENLPGQPLPGEKPPGQPLPGQPLPGQSLPGQPLPGQSLPGQPLVGEKPPGQPLVPGQPLPGQPLPGQSLPGQPLPGQSLPGQPLVGEKPPGQPLGGDKLSPDYYAQTCPRAERIVAEVVQSKQMANPTTAAGVLRLFFHDCFVSGCDASVLVAATAFEKSEQSAEINHSLPGDAFDAVVRAKLALELECPEVVSCADILALAARVLITMTGGPRYPISFGRKDSLTSSPTAPDKEMPQSNFTMDQVIKLFQDKGFTVQEMVALSGGHTLGFSHCKEFAQRIYDYQGKPGNVDPTMNPVLSKGLQTACKEYLKDPTIAAFNDVMTPGKFDNMYFVNLERGLGLLATDEEMWSDKRTQPFVKLYASNPTAFFDDFSRAIDKLSLFGVKTGAAGEIRRRCDTYNHGPMPK